In Desulfotignum phosphitoxidans DSM 13687, one DNA window encodes the following:
- a CDS encoding DUF2868 domain-containing protein encodes MTLRLSDIMDLDYLLTLDDHPGSRAAGLKAAARDRDIFRQTDGAKMTDNALVEAWLSYRRILYFDQAGPKGYHRLPGQVFNQMFAWTARVLALAGGLSGLALAYGFLAYHGVRPVNVALFFFVFVLVPAVFFLFFVAGLVIQPFRRSGPGTFSTVVSRVLFDMVPSMLKRVRMKVKTESSDPEPSRLDEGILFIRTKKREYQALFFWPLVMLVSLFALFFSAGALGGTLFRVTFSDVAFGWQSTLAATPSAVHDLVSLVSLPWAAWMPESLAGPTPAQVEGTRIILKQGIAALATEHLTSWWPFLCMSMVCYAVIPRLLIIGGAILGHRTVLNRFDFHQPRFRRLIVRMKSPVMDIGLEENTAARHHHPEAKKMSGARGPVKDLSSEPADANPHPARQPGEQEIAPATPATPATPASIGTPAVVLAPGPAWDQAATARVANLLARQFFLDVRQVIPIDQDLDADALVLGPDVLDGADPIIFLQEVWQPPIRGILYYLVQLKQGVLQDKNLWVLLTQAPEEENLGVADRDVDAKVWQDCILKLGHPDMLVERIRP; translated from the coding sequence ATGACCCTTCGACTTTCCGACATCATGGACCTGGATTACCTGCTGACCCTGGATGACCATCCCGGGTCCCGGGCGGCTGGTTTAAAGGCGGCGGCCCGGGACCGGGATATTTTCCGGCAGACAGACGGGGCAAAAATGACGGATAACGCTCTGGTTGAAGCCTGGCTGTCCTATCGCAGAATATTGTATTTTGATCAGGCAGGCCCCAAAGGATATCACCGGCTGCCGGGACAGGTATTCAACCAAATGTTTGCCTGGACGGCCCGGGTACTGGCATTGGCCGGGGGGCTGTCCGGCCTGGCACTGGCGTATGGATTTCTGGCCTACCACGGGGTCCGGCCCGTGAATGTGGCGCTGTTTTTTTTCGTGTTTGTACTGGTACCGGCTGTTTTTTTTCTTTTTTTTGTGGCCGGTCTGGTGATCCAGCCGTTTCGGCGGTCCGGCCCCGGGACGTTTTCCACTGTGGTGTCCAGGGTGTTGTTTGATATGGTGCCCTCGATGCTCAAGCGGGTGCGGATGAAAGTGAAAACAGAGTCATCGGATCCGGAACCTTCCCGGCTGGACGAGGGAATTTTATTCATCCGTACAAAAAAGCGGGAATACCAGGCCCTTTTTTTCTGGCCTCTGGTGATGCTGGTGTCTTTGTTTGCTCTTTTTTTCTCTGCAGGTGCTTTGGGCGGCACCTTGTTCCGGGTGACATTCAGCGATGTGGCGTTCGGATGGCAGTCCACTTTAGCGGCCACGCCGTCTGCCGTCCATGACCTGGTGTCCCTGGTGTCTCTGCCCTGGGCGGCCTGGATGCCCGAATCCCTGGCCGGTCCGACGCCGGCACAGGTGGAAGGCACCCGCATCATTCTAAAACAGGGCATTGCCGCGCTGGCCACGGAACATCTGACATCCTGGTGGCCGTTTTTATGCATGAGCATGGTATGTTACGCCGTGATTCCCCGCCTGCTGATCATCGGCGGGGCCATCCTGGGCCACAGAACGGTGCTGAACCGGTTTGACTTTCACCAGCCCCGGTTCCGGCGCCTGATTGTGCGCATGAAATCACCGGTCATGGATATCGGATTGGAAGAAAATACGGCCGCCCGGCATCACCATCCGGAGGCAAAAAAAATGTCTGGGGCCAGGGGGCCGGTCAAAGACCTTTCTTCAGAACCGGCGGATGCGAATCCGCATCCGGCGCGGCAACCGGGCGAACAGGAAATTGCCCCGGCAACCCCGGCAACCCCGGCAACTCCGGCATCCATCGGCACCCCGGCCGTGGTTCTGGCACCCGGCCCGGCCTGGGATCAGGCAGCCACAGCCCGTGTGGCCAATCTGCTGGCCCGACAGTTTTTTCTGGATGTCCGCCAGGTGATTCCCATCGATCAGGACCTGGATGCGGATGCTCTTGTGCTGGGACCGGATGTGCTGGATGGGGCGGATCCCATTATTTTTCTCCAGGAGGTGTGGCAGCCCCCGATCCGGGGCATTCTTTATTACCTGGTTCAGCTCAAGCAGGGGGTGTTGCAGGATAAAAACCTGTGGGTGCTTCTGACCCAGGCCCCGGAGGAGGAAAATCTGGGTGTGGCGGACAGGGATGTGGATGCAAAGGTGTGGCAGGATTGCATTCTGAAGCTGGGACACCCGGATATGCTGGTGGAAAGGATTCGGCCATGA
- a CDS encoding GTPase/DUF3482 domain-containing protein, with product MSSDIPAFAVLGHPNEGKSAVVSTLTENDQIRVSPVPGETTVCRTYTVTIDDQKIIRFVDTPGFQVPRQTLAWFNAYDKDPGQILDEFIAAHESDPFFADEVELFRPVARGAGIIYVVNGSRPVRTDDLAEMEILRLTGRPRMAIINSKHMDKDYTQDWRREFGKHFNSIRVFNANTANFHDRIAMLESLKSIDQEWEPVLAGVIQAFQAEWEKRNRLASAYITYAIEKSLRCSVSQSVHDSKDPVMAQETLARAYQDQIRDIEKSLFHHIRTLFKHRVYQVSLPEYSVLQHDLFSKKTWDLLGLTRTQLAAAGAVVGGSVGAMVDTAAHGLTFGLFTAIGGILGAGSAIMGGRRVADKSPAGIRLGGDRIQVGPNENPQFLYILLDRALIYYSHIINRPHGRRDAKTMTGVTEDTVKKQGIVTGLTPAQRQVCARYFKAVKGRKRIKDKKAELAFAVLVQSLLDDFSRKTD from the coding sequence ATGAGTTCAGATATTCCCGCATTTGCCGTGCTCGGGCATCCCAATGAAGGCAAGTCCGCCGTGGTGTCCACACTGACCGAAAATGATCAGATCCGGGTCAGTCCCGTGCCCGGGGAGACCACGGTGTGCCGGACCTACACCGTGACAATCGATGATCAAAAAATCATCCGGTTTGTGGATACTCCGGGGTTTCAGGTGCCCAGACAGACCCTGGCCTGGTTCAACGCCTATGACAAAGATCCCGGGCAAATCCTGGATGAATTCATTGCAGCCCATGAATCGGATCCGTTTTTTGCCGATGAGGTGGAACTGTTCCGCCCCGTGGCCCGGGGGGCGGGCATTATCTATGTGGTGAACGGGTCCCGGCCCGTGCGGACCGATGACCTGGCGGAAATGGAGATCCTGCGGCTCACGGGCCGGCCCCGCATGGCCATCATCAATTCCAAGCACATGGATAAAGATTATACTCAGGACTGGCGCCGGGAATTTGGAAAACATTTCAACAGCATCCGGGTGTTCAATGCCAACACGGCCAATTTTCATGACCGCATCGCCATGCTGGAAAGCCTTAAATCCATTGATCAGGAATGGGAACCCGTACTGGCCGGAGTGATTCAGGCATTTCAAGCGGAATGGGAAAAGCGCAACCGCCTGGCCAGCGCGTATATCACCTATGCCATTGAAAAAAGCCTCCGGTGTTCTGTATCCCAGAGCGTCCATGACAGCAAAGATCCGGTCATGGCACAGGAAACCCTGGCCCGGGCGTATCAAGACCAGATCAGAGATATTGAAAAATCACTGTTTCACCATATCCGCACCTTGTTCAAACACCGGGTGTATCAAGTATCTCTGCCTGAGTATTCCGTGCTTCAGCATGATCTGTTTTCCAAAAAAACCTGGGATTTGCTGGGGCTGACCCGAACACAGCTGGCGGCAGCCGGTGCGGTTGTCGGCGGATCTGTGGGCGCCATGGTGGACACGGCGGCCCATGGCCTGACCTTTGGCCTGTTCACTGCCATCGGCGGGATTCTGGGGGCGGGATCAGCCATCATGGGAGGCCGCCGGGTGGCAGACAAAAGCCCTGCCGGCATCCGTCTGGGAGGCGACCGGATCCAGGTGGGTCCCAATGAAAATCCCCAGTTTCTGTATATCCTTCTGGACCGGGCATTGATCTATTACAGCCATATCATCAACCGGCCCCATGGCCGGCGGGATGCAAAAACCATGACCGGCGTCACTGAGGACACGGTTAAAAAACAGGGGATTGTCACGGGCCTGACCCCGGCCCAGCGCCAGGTCTGTGCCCGGTATTTCAAAGCAGTCAAAGGCCGGAAACGGATCAAAGACAAAAAAGCGGAGCTGGCATTTGCCGTGCTGGTGCAGTCGCTGCTCGATGATTTTTCACGAAAAACCGACTGA
- a CDS encoding oxidoreductase, with protein sequence MLSHLFSPIRIGNLTVKNRLMMSAMSINFGVDDNCHVTDQLMAYFVERARGGAGMMLVGGGSVHPGGQELPDLPQMYEDGCIPALKRMVDQVRPFGTRFGVQLMHGGRQSYLPEKVAPSPIPAPAVVKGEVRALTVAEIRHLVACFGDAARRCRDAGFDFVEIHGAHGYLINQFMSPNANIRTDEYGGSFENRTRFLFEILADIRARAGEDFPVGIRINGNDYMENGWELTDALTLAPLLEAAGVAYVHVSAGVYGSTELTIPSMYTPQGCFVHLAEAVKQVVGIPVITVGRIKDPVHAEQIIARGQADMVALGRSFLADPHYPEKARTGRIQEIRPCVGCCLGCIHAVLAKEPGGCVVNPDVGREYLMASGETAGESAGSIDKPRVRILVAGAGPAGLAAARECALAGHDVVICEQGEGPGGLLGLAARAPGRGELKDILQFFDRELARLDIPVRYQTPLTQDLLMEISPDHVVLATGSMPQMPVIKGLFTTSMHLVTGVDVMAGTETAGEKVMVLGGGMAGLIVADFLADQGKTVAVLNRKKSFAEEMSSNDRYYLRERLKKGGVTLYKQVSIQGFTPDGVIFSSKGEKQTLSGFDTVVISEKFEAVRAARSFEKTSAARFHVIGDAKSPRHLMYCIAEARELAATF encoded by the coding sequence ATGTTGTCCCATCTGTTCAGCCCGATCCGCATCGGGAATCTCACAGTGAAAAACCGGTTGATGATGTCTGCCATGAGCATTAATTTCGGGGTGGATGACAATTGTCATGTGACCGACCAGCTCATGGCCTATTTTGTGGAACGGGCCAGAGGCGGGGCCGGCATGATGCTCGTGGGGGGCGGCAGTGTCCACCCCGGGGGCCAGGAACTGCCGGATCTGCCCCAGATGTATGAGGACGGCTGTATTCCCGCACTCAAACGCATGGTGGATCAGGTTCGGCCCTTCGGGACCCGGTTCGGGGTCCAGCTCATGCACGGGGGACGACAGTCTTATCTGCCGGAAAAAGTGGCCCCGTCCCCGATTCCGGCTCCGGCCGTGGTAAAAGGCGAGGTCCGGGCATTGACCGTGGCGGAGATCCGGCACCTGGTGGCCTGCTTCGGGGATGCGGCAAGGCGGTGCAGAGACGCGGGATTTGATTTTGTGGAGATCCACGGGGCCCATGGGTATCTCATCAACCAGTTCATGTCCCCCAATGCCAACATCCGCACGGATGAATACGGCGGCAGTTTTGAAAACCGGACCCGATTTCTGTTTGAGATCCTGGCTGATATCCGGGCCAGGGCCGGAGAGGATTTTCCCGTGGGTATCCGTATCAACGGCAATGATTACATGGAAAACGGATGGGAACTCACCGATGCCCTGACCCTGGCGCCGCTGCTGGAAGCCGCCGGTGTCGCCTATGTGCATGTGTCCGCCGGGGTGTACGGCTCTACGGAGTTGACCATTCCTTCCATGTACACCCCCCAGGGCTGTTTCGTGCACCTGGCTGAAGCCGTGAAACAGGTGGTGGGCATTCCCGTGATCACGGTGGGGCGGATCAAGGACCCGGTCCATGCGGAGCAGATCATTGCCCGGGGTCAGGCCGATATGGTGGCCCTGGGACGCTCGTTTCTGGCGGACCCCCATTACCCGGAAAAAGCCCGGACCGGACGCATCCAAGAGATCCGGCCCTGTGTGGGGTGCTGCCTGGGATGTATCCATGCGGTTTTAGCCAAGGAACCCGGGGGGTGTGTGGTGAATCCGGATGTGGGCCGAGAGTATCTCATGGCATCCGGGGAAACCGCCGGCGAATCGGCCGGGTCTATAGACAAGCCCCGGGTGCGGATTCTGGTGGCCGGGGCCGGTCCGGCCGGCCTGGCTGCGGCCCGGGAATGCGCCCTGGCCGGGCATGACGTGGTGATCTGTGAACAGGGGGAGGGTCCCGGCGGGCTGCTGGGTCTGGCAGCCAGGGCCCCGGGACGGGGAGAGCTGAAAGATATTCTTCAATTTTTTGACCGGGAGCTGGCCCGCCTGGACATTCCCGTCCGGTACCAGACCCCGCTGACACAGGATCTGCTCATGGAAATCTCTCCGGATCATGTGGTCCTGGCAACCGGGTCAATGCCCCAGATGCCGGTGATCAAGGGCTTGTTCACCACGTCCATGCACCTGGTCACCGGAGTGGATGTGATGGCGGGCACGGAAACGGCTGGAGAAAAGGTGATGGTCCTGGGCGGTGGCATGGCCGGCCTGATTGTGGCGGATTTTCTGGCGGACCAGGGCAAAACCGTGGCAGTGCTGAACCGGAAAAAAAGCTTTGCCGAGGAGATGTCCTCCAATGACCGGTACTATCTGCGGGAGCGACTGAAAAAAGGGGGTGTCACCTTGTACAAACAGGTTTCCATTCAGGGCTTTACCCCGGACGGGGTGATCTTCTCATCCAAGGGGGAAAAGCAGACCCTGTCCGGGTTTGACACTGTGGTGATTTCAGAGAAATTCGAAGCCGTGCGGGCGGCAAGATCTTTTGAAAAAACATCCGCCGCCCGGTTTCATGTCATCGGCGATGCCAAATCCCCCCGGCATCTGATGTACTGCATTGCCGAGGCCCGGGAACTGGCTGCCACTTTCTGA
- a CDS encoding ammonium transporter produces MGLKYCLMTITLLLTSTVSVFAADGTIDTGDTAWIIMSTALVMMMTPAGLALFYGGMSRYKKWIHRMGALDFAGGNVVHINAGVSGLVLALVLGKRNGYGKEPMIPSSVAFTALGAALLWFGWFGFNAGSELAADGVAASAFLVTNTAAALAGLTWLCLEWKISGKPTLLGMASGVIAGLVAITPAAGFVTLSGSLIIGLVSGAVGFYGVVFLKKKLGYDDSLDAFGIHGLCGMWGALATGLFAAPSVTEGARGLFYGNPGQVWIQVVSIIATIAFSAVATLIVVYVTKLICGGLRVDGQDERTGLDSALHGERAFEIE; encoded by the coding sequence ATGGGACTGAAATACTGCCTGATGACGATCACTTTGCTGCTGACAAGCACGGTTTCTGTTTTTGCGGCCGACGGGACCATTGATACCGGAGACACGGCATGGATTATCATGTCCACGGCCCTGGTCATGATGATGACCCCGGCCGGTCTGGCCCTGTTTTACGGCGGCATGTCCCGGTACAAGAAATGGATACACCGCATGGGGGCGTTGGATTTTGCCGGCGGCAATGTGGTACACATCAATGCCGGGGTGTCCGGTCTGGTACTGGCCCTGGTCTTAGGCAAGCGCAACGGATACGGCAAAGAACCCATGATCCCGTCGTCTGTGGCATTCACCGCCCTGGGCGCGGCCCTGCTCTGGTTCGGATGGTTCGGATTCAATGCCGGCAGTGAGCTGGCCGCCGACGGGGTGGCGGCTTCCGCGTTTCTGGTCACCAACACGGCCGCGGCATTGGCCGGTCTGACCTGGCTGTGCCTGGAATGGAAAATCAGCGGCAAACCCACCCTCCTGGGCATGGCATCCGGTGTGATTGCCGGGCTGGTAGCCATTACCCCGGCCGCCGGATTCGTCACCCTGTCCGGATCTTTGATTATCGGCCTGGTATCCGGGGCCGTGGGATTTTACGGCGTGGTCTTTCTCAAGAAAAAACTGGGGTATGACGATTCTTTAGACGCATTCGGCATCCACGGTCTGTGCGGCATGTGGGGGGCCCTGGCCACGGGGCTGTTCGCCGCTCCGTCTGTCACTGAAGGCGCCAGGGGTCTGTTTTACGGCAATCCCGGCCAGGTCTGGATCCAGGTGGTATCCATCATCGCCACCATCGCCTTTTCCGCTGTGGCCACCCTGATCGTGGTGTATGTCACCAAACTGATCTGCGGCGGGCTCCGGGTGGACGGCCAGGATGAGCGGACCGGCCTGGACAGTGCCCTGCACGGGGAGCGGGCCTTTGAAATTGAATAA
- a CDS encoding YeiH family protein, protein MADNTEIVRDVGKWEWSEMWKKEDWWAIWLGFFILIAGMVIYFPHAGELKSKLQAVEAQYSREANRTDAFKTVAWYQLSDAKSKVKATSTPAGKWLKTFSAKTKGWAANPVEAFYLSQEKADARKAKAMEKYDAAKAVSDQALAAALDAERMAEAEGFESAALNAKAKQAIQDWRNAHLKTSKAKSKMDAAKPYNRVGWLIFLGICFAAFFGVGMKIMGNSFKEFMIAFGFIFAISVLTHLAASQATMKHYGIGYAAWAIFFGMLISNTVGTPKWVMPAVQTEFYIKTGLVLLGAKILFEKIITIGTAGIFVAWVVTPIVWLVTYWVGQKIIKIPSKRLNATICSDMSVCGVSAAIATASACKAKKEELTLAVGLSLVFTSVMMIVMPAIIHGFFPADKVEILGGAWMGGTIDATGAVAAAGAFLGEKALNVAATIKMIQNVLIGVMAFCVAVYFTTKVEAEETGNKVGVMEIWYRFPKFVLGFMAASVIFSMIYSSFNSQISGLGSTMIDQGAIKGMSDLFRGWFFTLSFVSIGLATNFRELKEHFSGGKPLILYVFGQSFNLCLTLIMAYIVFYLIFPKLTATI, encoded by the coding sequence ATGGCGGATAATACGGAAATTGTCCGAGATGTGGGTAAATGGGAATGGTCGGAAATGTGGAAAAAAGAAGACTGGTGGGCCATCTGGCTGGGTTTTTTTATTCTCATCGCCGGCATGGTAATCTATTTTCCCCATGCCGGCGAGTTGAAATCCAAACTTCAGGCAGTGGAAGCGCAGTACAGCCGGGAAGCCAACCGGACAGATGCCTTCAAAACCGTGGCCTGGTATCAGCTGTCTGATGCCAAGTCCAAAGTAAAGGCCACCAGCACGCCTGCCGGCAAATGGCTGAAAACCTTTTCTGCCAAAACCAAAGGCTGGGCTGCCAATCCCGTGGAAGCATTTTATCTGTCCCAGGAAAAAGCAGATGCCAGAAAAGCCAAAGCCATGGAAAAATATGATGCCGCCAAAGCCGTGTCAGATCAGGCCCTGGCTGCAGCACTTGATGCAGAAAGAATGGCGGAAGCTGAAGGATTTGAGAGTGCGGCCCTGAATGCCAAAGCCAAACAGGCCATCCAGGACTGGCGGAATGCCCATTTGAAAACCAGCAAAGCCAAATCCAAGATGGACGCGGCCAAACCCTATAACCGGGTGGGATGGCTGATATTTCTGGGAATCTGTTTTGCCGCATTCTTTGGGGTGGGCATGAAAATCATGGGCAATTCGTTCAAGGAGTTCATGATCGCATTTGGTTTTATTTTTGCCATCAGCGTTCTGACCCATCTGGCAGCCAGCCAGGCCACCATGAAGCATTACGGGATCGGGTATGCCGCCTGGGCCATCTTTTTCGGTATGCTCATATCCAATACCGTTGGCACCCCAAAATGGGTGATGCCGGCCGTGCAGACCGAATTTTACATCAAAACCGGCCTGGTGCTGCTGGGCGCCAAAATCCTGTTTGAAAAAATCATCACCATCGGCACGGCCGGTATTTTTGTGGCCTGGGTCGTGACGCCTATTGTCTGGCTGGTGACCTACTGGGTGGGACAGAAAATCATCAAGATTCCGTCCAAACGCCTGAATGCCACCATTTGTTCAGACATGTCCGTGTGCGGGGTGTCGGCCGCCATTGCCACGGCATCCGCGTGCAAGGCCAAAAAAGAGGAACTCACCCTGGCCGTGGGCCTGTCTCTGGTTTTTACTTCCGTCATGATGATCGTGATGCCGGCGATCATCCACGGATTTTTCCCGGCGGACAAGGTGGAAATTTTAGGCGGCGCCTGGATGGGCGGCACCATTGACGCCACGGGCGCCGTGGCGGCAGCCGGTGCGTTTTTAGGAGAAAAAGCCCTGAACGTGGCCGCCACCATTAAGATGATCCAGAATGTGCTCATCGGTGTGATGGCTTTTTGTGTGGCCGTATATTTCACCACCAAAGTGGAAGCCGAAGAAACCGGAAATAAAGTCGGTGTCATGGAAATCTGGTACCGGTTCCCCAAATTCGTCCTGGGATTCATGGCCGCATCCGTGATTTTTTCCATGATTTACAGTTCATTCAACAGCCAGATCAGCGGTCTGGGCAGCACCATGATCGACCAGGGTGCCATCAAGGGCATGAGCGACCTGTTCCGGGGATGGTTTTTTACCCTGTCGTTTGTCAGTATCGGTCTGGCCACCAATTTCAGGGAACTGAAAGAACATTTTTCAGGCGGCAAACCATTGATTCTCTATGTGTTCGGCCAGAGTTTCAACCTGTGTCTGACCCTGATCATGGCGTATATCGTGTTTTATCTGATATTCCCGAAACTGACGGCCACCATTTAA